The Methanosarcina barkeri str. Wiesmoor DNA segment AGAATGCTTTCCATATCCCTTGGCATTCCACTTATAGGTGTCAACCACTGCATTGCTCATATTGAGATTGGGATCTGGAGAACTCCTGCAATGGACCCTGTCGTTCTTTACGTAAGTGGGGCCAATTCTCAGGTTATTTCCTATATGGGAGGGCGGTATAGAGTCTTTGGGGAAACCCTGGATATAGGGCTTGGAAATGCCCTTGATAAATTTGCGCGAGGGGCTAACCTACCGCATCCCGGAGGGCCAAAGATTGAGGCATACGCAAAAAACGCAACGAAATATATCCATCTTCCTTATGTGATAAAAGGCATGGACCTTTCCTTTTCCGGACTTTCCACGGCAGCCAGTGAAGCCTTGAAAAAAGCTCCTCTTGAAGATGTCTGCTATTCTTACCAGGAAACAGCTTTTGCAATGGTTGTTGAGGTTGCAGAGCGAGCACTTGCTCACACCGGAAAAAAAGAAGTCTTGCTGGCAGGAGGAGTTGGGGCGAACACAAGGCTCCGGGAAATGTTAAATGATATGTGCGAGGCCAGAGGCGCGAAGTTCTATGTGCCCGAAAAACGCTTTATGGGAGATAACGGGACAATGATCGCATATACTGGGCTTCTAATGTATAAGTCCGGAAACACTCTTTCCCTTGAAGATTCTCGCGTAAATCCCAGTTACCGGACTGATGATGTGAAAGTGACCTGGATCCAGGAAGAAAAGATGAAAAGAGTTCCTGAAATTTCCCCCGGAACTTCCCTCAAGCTTGGGGAACTGCTGGACAATGGAGCCGAGGCTATTGTTTACCTGGAAGAAGGGCCTGAAGGGAAGAAAATACTTGTTAAGGAAAGAGTCCCGAAGGCTTACAGGTATAAAGAGATTGATGAGAGGATCAGGACTGAAAGAAACCGGACAGAAGCCCGCTTGATGTCTGAATCTCGACGCCATGGGGTTTCTACGCCGATTATCTATGATGTGGAAGATTTCAAGCTTAAGATGCAGTATATTGATGGTGTCCCCATAAAATACCTGGTTACTCCTGAGCTTTCAGAAAAAGTAGGAGAACTTGTAGGAAAACTACACAGTGCGGGTATAGTACATGGGGACCTTACGACCTCAAATATCCTGCTTGCAGGCGAGAGACTTTATCTCCTTGACTTCGGGCTTGCTTATTACGACAAAGGACTTGAGGCCAGAGGGGTAGACGTCCATGTACTTTTCCAGACTTTTGAGAGTACCCACCGCAATCATGAGGCCCTTATCGAAGCTTTCAAAAAAGGGTACCGGAGAACTTTTATAGATTCAGAGGATGTACTCACGCGTGTTGAAGAGATAAAAA contains these protein-coding regions:
- a CDS encoding bifunctional N(6)-L-threonylcarbamoyladenine synthase/serine/threonine protein kinase; translation: MKNTFILGIEGTAWNLSAAIVTETEIIAEVTETYKPTAGGIHPREAAQHHAKYAASVIKRLLAEAKEKGVKPSDIDGIAFSQGPGLGPCLRTVATAARMLSISLGIPLIGVNHCIAHIEIGIWRTPAMDPVVLYVSGANSQVISYMGGRYRVFGETLDIGLGNALDKFARGANLPHPGGPKIEAYAKNATKYIHLPYVIKGMDLSFSGLSTAASEALKKAPLEDVCYSYQETAFAMVVEVAERALAHTGKKEVLLAGGVGANTRLREMLNDMCEARGAKFYVPEKRFMGDNGTMIAYTGLLMYKSGNTLSLEDSRVNPSYRTDDVKVTWIQEEKMKRVPEISPGTSLKLGELLDNGAEAIVYLEEGPEGKKILVKERVPKAYRYKEIDERIRTERNRTEARLMSESRRHGVSTPIIYDVEDFKLKMQYIDGVPIKYLVTPELSEKVGELVGKLHSAGIVHGDLTTSNILLAGERLYLLDFGLAYYDKGLEARGVDVHVLFQTFESTHRNHEALIEAFKKGYRRTFIDSEDVLTRVEEIKKRARYA